The sequence CGAATCTTGTCGGAGACGCCGATGCCGCCAAGCGGAATGTAGCCGCTGGTGATGCCTTTGGCGAATTGCACGATGTCCGGCTCAATGCCGTAATGCTCCAGGCCAAACCAGCGCCCGGTGCGCCCGAAGCCGGTGATGACTTCGTCGGCGATCAACAGCACCTCATACTTGTCGCAAATCTTGCGGATGCGGGCGAAGTAGTCATCCTGTGGGACGATGACGCCGCCCGCGCCCTGCACCGGCTCGGCGATGAAGGCGGCCACGGTGTCCGGCCCCTCTTTCAAAATGGCGGCTTCCAACTGGTTGGCCGCCGCTACTCCCTGGGTGACGTCCGGATCATTGTTGACGAAGCGATAAGGATCAGGCGAGTCAATATGCAGAAAGCCCGGCACGCGCGGCTCGAACATCGGCCAGTAAGAAGCGATGCCGGTGGCGCTCATGGCCGCCAGCGTCACGCCGTGATAACCCCTCAGGCGTGAGATGACTTTCACCTTGTCGGGCTTGCCCAGAGCCTTCCAGTAAAAACGCGCCGTCTTGAAAGAGGTGTCACTCGACTCGGCCCCGCCGCTGGTGAAGAAGAAGGTGTTGATGGAAGGGTAAGTGAGGGCGCTCAACCTCTCGGCCAGGGCAATGGCCGGGTAGTTGGTGGAGCCGGCGTAGGCCGAAGCGTAGGCCAGAGTGGACATTTGCTCCATCGCGGCTTGCGCCAGTTCACGCCGCCCGTGGCCGACGTTGACGTTCCACAGCCCGGCCAGGCCGTCAATGTACTCGCGGCCTTCGGCGTCTTTGACAATCGCGCCCCTGCCCTCCACCCAAATTTTGGGATGCTGGTGGGCGCTGGGGTGGTGAAGCGGGTGAAGCAAATGGGCGTGATCGGTTTCGAGTCGTTCGCTGATAACAGGCATGTCATTATCTCCTTTAATTTTCCGGCCGCCGTTCTCCCCACGACTCCCAGTGCGTGAACTTGTGGGCGGGAATGCGGTCGGCAGGTTTGAAGTCGTCGCCTTTGAAATAGGCTACCGGCAAAAGGGATGTTTGAGTGATCTTTTCGGGAATGGCAAGAATCTGGGCCACTTCCTTTTCGTAAGCCAGATGCAGAGTCGTCCAGGCCGCGCCGAGGCCGCGGGCGCGCAGGGCCAGCATGAACGACCACACGGCGGGCAGGATGGAGCCATACCACGACGCTTGCACAAACGCGGGCTTGGTTTCAACGCGGCCTTCGATGCAGGGGATGACCAGCGCCGGCGCTTCGTGCATGTGTTCGGCCAGATACGCCGACGACTCGGTCACTCGCATCATCTGGCTCTCGCTCGGCGCGTACTCGCGCCCCGCCGTTCGCGTTCCGCTCTTCAGATAAGCGGAAAACGAGGCCCGGTAAAGTTCGGCAATTTGGGCGCGCTTGCCGGAATCGGTGACGATGACGAAGTGCCAGGTCTGACGGTTGGAGGCGGTGGGGGCCTGAGTTGCGATCTCAAGACAGTGTTCAATGATCTCCCGCTCCACCGGGCGCGTCAAATCCAGCCGCTTGCGAACCGAGCGGGTGGTGGTCAGCAGGTGGTCAACGATGGCCAGGTTTTCGGGGGTCGAGAGGTTCATAGTTTGCTCCTGTCGGGCGGGCAGTCATTTGGGCGATGACAGTA is a genomic window of Chloroflexota bacterium containing:
- a CDS encoding aspartate aminotransferase family protein is translated as MPVISERLETDHAHLLHPLHHPSAHQHPKIWVEGRGAIVKDAEGREYIDGLAGLWNVNVGHGRRELAQAAMEQMSTLAYASAYAGSTNYPAIALAERLSALTYPSINTFFFTSGGAESSDTSFKTARFYWKALGKPDKVKVISRLRGYHGVTLAAMSATGIASYWPMFEPRVPGFLHIDSPDPYRFVNNDPDVTQGVAAANQLEAAILKEGPDTVAAFIAEPVQGAGGVIVPQDDYFARIRKICDKYEVLLIADEVITGFGRTGRWFGLEHYGIEPDIVQFAKGITSGYIPLGGIGVSDKIREAINSVPPGKRWMHAYTYSGHPTCCAVALKNIEIIENEKLVERAAGGGKQLLEKLRTLEAMDGVGHVRGKGLMAAVEVVADKTTKQLFPPEAGMTQRLYDALLNRGLYTRVLADCICLAPPFVITDEQINRIVEIIRDTIPDVLRAARG
- a CDS encoding nitroreductase family protein, with amino-acid sequence MNLSTPENLAIVDHLLTTTRSVRKRLDLTRPVEREIIEHCLEIATQAPTASNRQTWHFVIVTDSGKRAQIAELYRASFSAYLKSGTRTAGREYAPSESQMMRVTESSAYLAEHMHEAPALVIPCIEGRVETKPAFVQASWYGSILPAVWSFMLALRARGLGAAWTTLHLAYEKEVAQILAIPEKITQTSLLPVAYFKGDDFKPADRIPAHKFTHWESWGERRPEN